A window of Ignavibacterium sp. contains these coding sequences:
- a CDS encoding amino acid adenylation domain-containing protein gives MTVYSLFKKQVSDSPNSIAISFNGNKISYKKLAEESDKIAHLLIESGVKPGDIVGLCINRSAEMIIALLGIIKSGAAYLPLDPFFPDKRLEYMLNDSATRFLITESLLFPKFSYYKGKFIDVNEIKQIKLSSEVVDKSDENNLAYVIYTSGSTGNPKGVQIAHYSLTNFLLSMQKTPGISEKDNILALTTLSFDISGLEIFLPLITGAKITIATRDEAKDGKSLLDKIKKEKVTIVQATPSTWKMMIDSGWNEKLKIKALCGGEPLPQDIAAKLLELVDELWNMYGPTETTIWSSCSRVIKGESIHLGKPIANTQFYIVDRDLNFCPPGVAGELLIGGAGLSIGYLNRDDLTTEKFITNPFDKEGKSKVYRTGDLVKLNSKMQLEFLGRIDNQVKIRGYRIELEEIENVIKKNEAVKDCAVVVKEVNNDKKIIAYLVLKSKLSEENLPSEINSIRDVAIRNLPDYMIPALIIPIEQFPLTPNNKIDKKALAARDISGIISHTSTAKAETEMQKTFVNIWENLLGISGIGIDDNFFELGGHSILAAQMLADFEKATGKKIPLAEMFTSQTIRQLAKIVESDNTELKWSPLVEIKKGDASLPPLFLVHGAEGNILLYRDLAKRLNSNRSVYGIQARGLNGEDHIHHSIEEMAADYIKAIKTVQPKGPYHIGGYCMGGSVAYEMALQLSEKGESVANVFLLETYNACLLDHEALKKTRIKEKIENIKFHFENVKSLSGKEKVAFVQRKAETALKRTSARISRITSSMGLSDKKEIKSHITLTLRDINDQAQMRYQPEGYRGKVVLLRPKVSFTTESDPKFGWGDFVKGELKIYKLDVAPRGMLAEPFVKQTSSIIESEINQ, from the coding sequence ATGACAGTTTATTCTTTATTTAAAAAACAGGTAAGCGACAGTCCGAATTCGATTGCAATTTCTTTTAATGGTAATAAAATTTCCTATAAAAAATTAGCAGAAGAATCTGATAAAATAGCGCATCTACTAATTGAATCCGGAGTAAAGCCAGGCGATATTGTTGGACTCTGTATAAACCGCTCTGCTGAGATGATAATCGCTCTGCTTGGAATAATTAAATCTGGTGCTGCTTATCTTCCGCTTGATCCATTCTTTCCGGATAAAAGATTGGAATATATGTTAAATGATTCTGCAACACGTTTCTTAATTACTGAATCTTTGCTTTTTCCAAAGTTCAGTTACTACAAAGGAAAGTTTATTGATGTCAATGAAATCAAGCAGATAAAATTAAGTTCTGAGGTGGTTGATAAATCAGATGAGAACAATCTTGCTTATGTAATTTACACCTCCGGATCTACAGGTAATCCAAAGGGAGTGCAAATAGCTCATTATAGTTTGACAAACTTCCTTTTATCAATGCAAAAAACTCCTGGCATAAGTGAAAAAGATAATATACTTGCATTGACCACTCTTTCGTTTGATATTTCCGGATTAGAGATTTTCTTACCTTTAATTACCGGAGCGAAAATTACTATAGCAACAAGAGATGAAGCCAAAGATGGAAAATCTTTATTAGATAAAATCAAAAAAGAAAAAGTAACAATTGTTCAGGCAACACCATCAACCTGGAAAATGATGATTGATTCCGGGTGGAATGAAAAGTTAAAAATAAAAGCTTTATGTGGTGGCGAACCATTGCCGCAGGATATTGCGGCAAAATTATTAGAGCTTGTTGATGAATTATGGAATATGTATGGTCCGACAGAAACAACAATCTGGTCTTCCTGTTCAAGAGTGATTAAAGGAGAATCAATTCATCTTGGTAAACCTATTGCTAACACACAGTTTTATATAGTTGATAGAGATTTAAATTTCTGTCCGCCCGGAGTTGCGGGAGAACTTTTAATTGGTGGTGCCGGGTTATCAATTGGATATCTTAACAGAGATGATTTAACAACAGAAAAGTTTATCACAAATCCTTTTGATAAAGAAGGTAAGTCCAAAGTTTATCGTACAGGTGATCTGGTTAAACTCAATTCAAAAATGCAACTTGAATTTCTTGGCAGAATTGATAATCAGGTAAAAATAAGAGGTTATAGAATTGAACTTGAAGAGATAGAAAATGTAATTAAAAAAAATGAAGCAGTTAAAGATTGTGCTGTTGTTGTAAAAGAAGTGAATAACGATAAAAAGATTATTGCTTATTTAGTACTAAAATCAAAATTATCCGAAGAAAATTTACCATCTGAAATTAATTCAATCCGAGATGTTGCAATCAGAAATCTTCCTGATTATATGATTCCTGCCTTGATAATTCCTATTGAACAATTTCCACTTACACCTAACAATAAAATTGATAAAAAAGCTCTTGCGGCAAGAGATATCTCCGGAATTATTTCACACACATCAACTGCAAAAGCCGAAACTGAAATGCAAAAGACTTTTGTTAATATCTGGGAAAATCTTCTAGGTATTTCGGGTATCGGAATTGATGATAATTTCTTTGAGCTTGGCGGGCATTCAATACTTGCAGCACAAATGCTTGCTGATTTTGAAAAAGCAACGGGGAAGAAGATACCACTTGCTGAAATGTTTACTTCACAGACAATCAGACAACTTGCTAAAATAGTTGAATCGGACAATACAGAACTGAAATGGTCTCCCTTAGTTGAAATAAAAAAAGGAGATGCTTCGCTTCCACCATTATTTTTAGTGCACGGAGCCGAAGGAAATATTTTGCTTTACAGAGATCTTGCTAAAAGATTGAATTCAAATCGCAGTGTGTATGGTATTCAGGCAAGAGGATTAAACGGAGAGGATCATATTCATCATTCGATAGAAGAAATGGCAGCCGATTATATTAAAGCAATCAAAACAGTGCAACCCAAAGGACCTTATCATATCGGTGGATATTGTATGGGTGGTTCTGTAGCTTATGAAATGGCGTTGCAACTCTCAGAAAAGGGTGAATCTGTGGCAAATGTATTTCTGTTGGAAACTTATAATGCTTGTCTGCTTGATCACGAAGCATTGAAAAAAACACGCATTAAAGAAAAAATTGAAAATATTAAATTTCACTTTGAAAATGTAAAATCTTTAAGTGGAAAAGAGAAAGTGGCCTTTGTCCAGAGGAAAGCTGAAACTGCGCTGAAAAGAACAAGCGCAAGGATAAGCAGAATAACTTCTTCGATGGGGTTAAGTGATAAAAAAGAAATTAAAAGTCATATTACATTGACATTAAGAGATATTAATGATCAGGCACAGATGCGATACCAACCTGAAGGTTACAGAGGTAAAGTTGTTCTTTTACGACCTAAAGTAAGTTTTACTACTGAGTCAGATCCCAAATTCGGCTGGGGTGATTTTGTAAAAGGTGAACTTAAAATCTATAAGCTTGATGTTGCACCGAGAGGAATGTTAGCAGAACCTTTTGTAAAACAAACTTCAAGTATCATTGAATCTGAAATCAATCAGTGA
- a CDS encoding non-ribosomal peptide synthetase/type I polyketide synthase — translation MIDQKSIIELFEKQVAQNKDEIAIVSSAKEYTYDELNSKADAIAKTLQDRGVTKNSFVGLAVERSFDLIASVLGIIKAGGCCFPIDMNYPSDRISFMIDDAKPKLILTTHSAKKRIPDFDSEIILVDKISEQNKTNFKTIYPEPNDLIYLIYTSGSTGKPKGIKMPHRVISNLIDWQNNISTPGRFRTLQFAPISFDVSFQEIFATLTSGSTLYLIDDINRKDPFELIKFISKYQIERIFLPFIALQTLAEAAEQSNYKNYLKHIITAGEQLIITPQIKQFFKNHSDVILHNQYGPSETHVCTSFILNGDADSWSKLPPIGKAIQNSKVVLLDDNLNLVARGTEGEIFIGGICVAEGYLNRDELTAARFQKILIDGEEQIFYRTGDLGVINDLGDIEFLGRADEQIKLHGYRIEPGEIENYILEFPGIKSVAVILQELSNQEKVLTAYFSSDGKAIDVNALKLFLDEKLPSYMVPKYYFQKEALPLTPSGKIDKKTLKSEKINLEHKLSDKTSELKIDFIEKTLIKIWQEVLGKDTFTIEDNFFDIGGDSISVGRVQIKIKEYLKEDISVVDLYTYPSIFSLRKFISEKRNLLHTRTKSIKQLVKPTGSDIAIIGIAGRYPKANTIKEFWENLSNGVEAISFFSDEELEFIPNSNPDSELKFIKARGVLEDADKFDAEFFGFNPREAAIMDPQHRVFLECCYNALEDAGYVPEKFDGSIGIFAGSSLNTYLIYNLLSDRNKQEDLANSYQIADYTTLTGNDNGFLTTKVAYKLGLNGPAVNVQTACSTSLVAVGEAYKSLITGECDMAIAGGVSISFPQKRGYYFVDGSIGSVDGHCKPFDADATGTVFSAGAGVVVLKRLEDAIKDGDSIYAVIKSVALNNDGSDKAGYMTPSIDGQKDVIVRAQKMAGINPETIKYVETHGTGTPVGDPIEVTALEKAFRISTDKTQFCGIGSVKSNVGHTDAAAGVTGLIKTALVLKHKTIPPTLHFQKPNPRFDFSKSPFYVVDKLTRLESDNGPIRAAVSAFGVGGTNAHAVLEEYIDNEIRGKEETSKQILIISAKTENSLKANVSSLLNFLADNKNENLNDIAFTLQQGRKEFEWRQFVLASDISNAEKKLRDAVASGSNKSKVNLNDRNHLVFMFPGQGAQYVNMGKGLYDSEPVFKETVDKCSEVLIPLLNLDIRELLFPENLNDESARKLEQTVYTQPALYVIEYSLAKLFISYGIKPNSMIGHSVGDYVAACLADVFTLEDALFILSGRAKLMQQQKSGSMLSVRSNEEAVKKLIQDEDIAIAAINSPNLVVLSGETEKIKTFSEKLNELNIENRILFTSHAYHSKMMEPAIEPFIDEFKHITMNKPSAPFISSLTGTWITDEQATDSKFWAAQLRNTVRFSDGIKELQKINNIVLVEVGPGRALSTMAGQHKKETGKQTIVTTLTQPNEDADDSTNFLNAIGKLWISGIKIEWENFHKDKRRRRLHLPGYQFDRKSYWIEPPKRDNLKQKSESDSSAPVVQSIKKEKVKKVIQGEAMSRKEYIAGILKEILQELSGINKSELDESKTFLELGFDSLFMTQVSLAFQKKFDVKITLRQLLETAPSINAIAEFIDGSLAQGKFEPPKQEIVIEEEIEVPVSDNNQQNISQTYAQQQIAFVPTNNVEKLIQEQLEIMKKQLEVLSGVKITQQVQNQISPSVTEQPKAIKEEKLSTETSSKPKDEKKVFERFGPYKPIETKKGGALTEKQQRYLNRLIDEYTRKTPTSKKMTQENRAHYSDPRTVSGFLPIWKEMTYQIIVKESKGSKLIDVDNNEYTDVIMGFGQYLFGHNPDFLKEAIEEQLKLGIEIGPQSPIAGEVAKLICEFTGLDRAAFCVTGSEAVLGAMRAARTVTGKDKIVFFAGDYHGIIDEVLIKTTVNGDQIKTMPIAPGIPRENVQNTIALEYGSEESLRIIERLLPELAGIMVEPVQSRRPDLQPKEFLHKLREIADKANIPLIFDEVITGFRISNGGAQEYFGVKADIATYGKIIGGGFPIGVIAGKKLYMDAFDGGYWQYGDDSIPEAGVTFFAGTFARHPLSLKGALTVLNYLKKNNNQLQQELNSKAASLAKELNEFMLKRNVPIKFLNFSSVLYYSYPKDLNYFSLLFYLLRHKGIHILEGFPFFLSSAHSDNDIKKIINAFKESVIELQDNGFFPSPLEGGNGKIEKEGTVEFETNQFPLADAQKEIWLASQISEISNCAFNESNNIEFKGKMNVEAFRRAFDRLIQRHDALRTTFSGDGQYQIAHDKINFNLDLIDLSELQESDKEKELDRLIQNEPKIPFDLVKGPLLRACLIKLDDENHNLLLTAHHIVCDGWSYDVMVRDLSRLYNEEIEGKKSEEIIPMQMKDYVEYLENFKQTNDYKQQEKFWLEKLSGEISDIELPNDKQRPAIRTFNGARITGFIDEQLFNKTKSLCVNQKVTLFTTMLSLWGILLNKLSNQNDIITGIPAAGQQVVGADDLVGHCTNLLPIRFNIKSDMKFSDFLKDVKSLVLDAYENQQVTYVDIISKLKLKRSSNRSPLLSTMFNIDPAIMGLKFSGLDCKMNVNPRVGFQFEIGFNIVSYDNHCEIECDYNTDLFTEEKVNSIINYYKNIIQQVTDNNEILIKDIKVLSVNELEQIMNFLNGNN, via the coding sequence ATGATTGATCAAAAATCAATAATTGAACTATTTGAAAAACAAGTAGCTCAAAACAAAGACGAAATTGCAATTGTTTCGTCTGCAAAAGAATATACTTATGATGAGCTGAACTCTAAAGCAGATGCAATTGCTAAAACTTTACAGGATAGAGGAGTTACCAAAAACTCTTTTGTTGGATTAGCAGTAGAACGTTCATTTGATTTGATAGCTTCGGTTTTAGGTATAATAAAAGCTGGTGGGTGTTGTTTCCCGATTGATATGAATTATCCCTCTGACAGAATCAGTTTTATGATTGATGATGCTAAACCTAAGCTAATTTTAACAACACATTCAGCTAAAAAAAGAATTCCGGATTTTGATTCAGAAATTATTTTAGTTGATAAAATATCTGAACAAAATAAAACCAATTTTAAGACGATTTATCCGGAGCCAAACGACCTGATTTATCTGATCTATACCTCCGGTTCAACAGGCAAACCAAAGGGCATAAAAATGCCACATCGGGTTATTTCTAATCTTATTGATTGGCAAAATAATATTTCCACCCCTGGCAGATTCCGAACATTGCAGTTTGCACCGATTAGCTTTGATGTTTCTTTTCAAGAGATATTTGCGACATTAACAAGTGGTAGTACTCTATATTTGATTGATGATATTAACAGAAAAGACCCATTCGAATTAATAAAGTTTATATCAAAGTATCAGATAGAAAGAATCTTTTTACCATTTATAGCTTTACAAACTCTTGCAGAAGCAGCAGAGCAATCAAATTATAAAAATTATTTGAAACACATTATTACTGCTGGTGAACAGCTTATAATAACTCCACAGATAAAACAATTTTTCAAAAATCATTCAGATGTAATTCTCCATAATCAATACGGACCCTCGGAAACACATGTTTGTACTTCGTTTATACTGAACGGAGATGCAGATAGCTGGTCAAAACTTCCACCAATTGGTAAAGCCATTCAAAACTCTAAAGTTGTTTTGTTAGATGATAATCTTAACCTGGTAGCTCGTGGAACTGAAGGAGAGATTTTTATCGGAGGAATTTGTGTAGCTGAAGGATATTTGAACAGAGACGAATTAACTGCCGCACGATTTCAAAAAATTCTGATTGACGGGGAGGAACAGATTTTCTACAGGACAGGTGATCTTGGTGTAATCAATGACCTCGGTGATATTGAATTTTTAGGACGCGCTGATGAACAAATAAAACTTCACGGTTACAGAATTGAACCTGGTGAAATTGAAAATTACATCCTTGAATTTCCAGGGATTAAATCTGTTGCGGTTATTTTACAAGAACTAAGTAATCAAGAAAAGGTTCTTACAGCTTATTTCAGCTCTGATGGAAAGGCTATTGATGTAAATGCACTCAAATTGTTCCTTGATGAAAAATTACCATCATACATGGTTCCGAAGTATTATTTTCAGAAAGAAGCACTGCCATTAACCCCAAGTGGAAAGATTGATAAAAAAACATTAAAGTCTGAAAAAATTAACTTAGAACATAAATTGTCGGATAAAACTTCTGAGTTAAAAATAGATTTTATTGAAAAAACATTAATAAAAATCTGGCAGGAAGTTTTAGGAAAAGATACTTTCACCATTGAGGACAATTTTTTTGATATAGGTGGAGATTCGATTTCAGTCGGAAGAGTACAAATTAAAATTAAGGAATATCTCAAAGAGGATATTTCCGTAGTAGATTTATATACTTATCCATCCATTTTTTCTCTGCGAAAATTTATAAGTGAGAAAAGAAATTTACTCCATACAAGAACTAAATCAATTAAACAATTAGTCAAACCAACTGGTTCTGATATCGCAATCATCGGAATTGCTGGCAGATATCCAAAAGCAAATACAATTAAAGAATTCTGGGAAAATCTTTCGAATGGAGTTGAAGCGATTTCTTTCTTCTCCGATGAAGAGCTTGAGTTTATTCCAAACAGCAATCCCGATTCTGAATTAAAATTTATAAAAGCACGTGGCGTTCTTGAAGATGCCGATAAATTTGATGCAGAGTTCTTTGGTTTTAATCCAAGAGAAGCTGCAATAATGGACCCTCAACATCGGGTATTTCTTGAGTGTTGTTATAACGCTCTTGAAGATGCCGGATATGTTCCTGAAAAATTTGATGGTTCAATTGGAATTTTTGCCGGCTCAAGTCTGAATACTTATTTGATATACAATTTACTTTCTGACAGAAATAAGCAGGAAGATTTGGCTAACTCGTATCAGATAGCTGATTACACCACCCTCACCGGAAATGATAATGGATTTCTTACTACAAAAGTTGCTTACAAATTGGGACTTAATGGTCCTGCTGTAAATGTTCAAACTGCCTGTTCAACTTCACTTGTTGCAGTTGGAGAAGCATATAAAAGTCTTATTACAGGCGAATGCGATATGGCAATTGCTGGAGGAGTTTCAATATCGTTTCCACAAAAAAGAGGATATTACTTTGTTGATGGAAGTATTGGTTCAGTTGATGGTCATTGTAAGCCATTCGATGCTGATGCAACCGGAACAGTATTCAGTGCAGGTGCAGGAGTAGTTGTATTAAAACGACTTGAAGATGCAATCAAGGATGGAGATTCTATTTATGCAGTTATTAAATCCGTTGCACTAAATAATGATGGCAGTGACAAAGCAGGTTATATGACACCAAGCATTGATGGACAGAAAGATGTTATAGTCAGAGCACAGAAAATGGCTGGCATTAATCCAGAAACAATTAAATATGTCGAAACTCATGGAACCGGTACTCCTGTTGGTGATCCAATTGAAGTAACAGCATTGGAAAAAGCTTTTAGAATTTCAACTGATAAAACTCAGTTCTGTGGAATTGGTTCTGTTAAATCAAATGTTGGTCATACTGATGCAGCAGCCGGTGTTACAGGTTTAATTAAAACAGCTTTGGTTCTGAAACATAAAACGATTCCACCAACACTTCATTTTCAGAAACCAAATCCGAGATTTGATTTTTCAAAATCACCATTCTATGTGGTTGATAAACTCACACGGTTAGAAAGTGATAACGGTCCAATCAGAGCAGCAGTAAGTGCATTTGGAGTTGGTGGAACAAATGCTCACGCTGTACTTGAAGAATATATCGATAATGAAATCAGAGGCAAAGAAGAGACAAGTAAGCAGATTTTAATTATTTCAGCTAAAACAGAAAACTCATTAAAAGCAAATGTTTCTTCGCTTTTAAACTTTTTAGCAGATAACAAAAATGAAAATCTCAATGATATTGCTTTCACACTTCAGCAGGGAAGAAAGGAATTTGAATGGAGACAGTTTGTTCTTGCATCCGATATTTCCAACGCTGAAAAGAAATTAAGAGATGCCGTTGCCTCAGGCAGCAATAAATCAAAAGTGAATCTGAATGATCGCAATCATCTTGTGTTTATGTTTCCTGGACAAGGGGCTCAATATGTAAATATGGGTAAAGGGTTATATGATTCCGAACCAGTTTTCAAAGAGACAGTAGATAAATGTTCTGAAGTACTTATTCCATTATTAAATCTTGATATTCGTGAATTACTGTTTCCTGAAAATTTGAATGATGAATCAGCGAGGAAACTTGAGCAGACTGTTTATACACAACCAGCTTTATACGTGATTGAATATTCTCTTGCAAAACTGTTTATAAGTTATGGAATTAAACCTAACTCAATGATTGGTCATAGTGTGGGAGATTATGTAGCTGCTTGTTTGGCTGATGTATTTACACTTGAAGATGCTTTGTTCATTTTATCGGGAAGAGCAAAGCTGATGCAACAGCAAAAATCCGGAAGTATGCTCTCTGTAAGAAGCAATGAAGAGGCAGTTAAAAAACTTATTCAGGATGAAGATATTGCAATAGCTGCAATCAACTCACCAAATCTTGTTGTTCTTTCCGGTGAGACAGAAAAAATCAAAACCTTTTCTGAGAAGCTAAATGAATTGAACATTGAGAACAGAATTCTCTTTACTTCTCACGCTTATCATTCAAAGATGATGGAGCCAGCTATTGAACCTTTCATAGATGAGTTTAAACATATTACGATGAATAAACCATCTGCTCCTTTTATTTCAAGCTTGACAGGAACCTGGATAACTGATGAACAAGCAACTGATTCTAAATTCTGGGCAGCTCAGTTAAGAAACACAGTAAGATTTTCCGATGGAATTAAAGAACTACAAAAAATTAATAATATTGTTTTGGTTGAAGTTGGTCCTGGAAGAGCATTATCAACAATGGCAGGGCAGCATAAAAAAGAAACAGGTAAGCAGACAATCGTAACGACACTAACTCAACCAAATGAAGATGCTGATGATTCAACCAACTTCCTTAATGCTATTGGTAAACTTTGGATAAGCGGAATTAAAATTGAATGGGAAAACTTTCATAAAGATAAACGAAGAAGAAGATTACATCTTCCAGGATATCAGTTTGATCGAAAAAGTTATTGGATTGAACCACCTAAAAGAGATAATTTAAAGCAAAAATCTGAATCCGATTCTTCTGCTCCGGTCGTTCAATCAATCAAAAAAGAAAAAGTTAAAAAGGTAATTCAAGGAGAGGCAATGTCGCGCAAAGAATATATAGCCGGAATTCTTAAAGAAATACTTCAAGAACTTTCCGGAATAAATAAATCTGAACTTGATGAATCAAAAACATTTCTTGAGCTTGGATTTGATTCTCTATTTATGACTCAGGTAAGTCTCGCATTTCAAAAAAAGTTTGATGTGAAAATTACTTTGCGTCAATTGCTTGAAACTGCACCAAGTATCAACGCAATAGCAGAATTTATTGATGGTTCATTAGCACAGGGAAAATTTGAACCACCAAAACAAGAAATAGTGATTGAAGAGGAAATTGAAGTTCCTGTTTCCGATAACAATCAGCAAAATATTTCTCAAACCTACGCCCAGCAACAAATAGCATTTGTTCCTACAAATAATGTTGAGAAACTTATCCAGGAACAACTTGAAATAATGAAGAAACAACTTGAAGTATTAAGCGGAGTGAAAATAACACAGCAGGTTCAAAATCAAATCTCTCCATCAGTCACCGAACAACCTAAAGCAATTAAAGAAGAGAAATTATCAACTGAAACATCTTCAAAGCCGAAAGATGAGAAAAAAGTATTTGAAAGATTTGGTCCTTATAAACCGATTGAAACTAAAAAGGGTGGTGCGTTAACCGAAAAGCAGCAGAGATATCTGAATCGTTTAATAGATGAATACACAAGAAAAACTCCAACCTCAAAAAAAATGACACAGGAAAATCGAGCGCATTATTCTGATCCAAGAACGGTTTCTGGTTTTCTTCCTATCTGGAAAGAAATGACTTATCAAATAATAGTTAAGGAATCAAAAGGTTCTAAACTTATTGATGTTGATAATAATGAGTACACTGATGTTATAATGGGCTTTGGTCAGTATTTATTCGGACACAATCCTGATTTTCTGAAAGAAGCGATTGAAGAGCAATTAAAACTTGGAATAGAGATTGGTCCTCAATCTCCAATAGCCGGTGAAGTTGCAAAACTGATTTGTGAATTTACCGGATTAGACAGAGCAGCATTTTGTGTTACTGGTTCAGAAGCTGTGCTTGGTGCAATGAGAGCTGCCAGAACTGTTACTGGCAAAGATAAAATTGTTTTCTTTGCAGGTGATTATCACGGTATTATTGATGAAGTTTTAATTAAGACTACTGTGAACGGTGATCAGATTAAAACAATGCCAATTGCTCCTGGTATTCCAAGAGAGAATGTTCAAAATACCATTGCACTTGAATATGGTTCTGAAGAATCATTAAGAATTATTGAAAGACTTTTGCCAGAGCTTGCCGGAATTATGGTTGAACCTGTTCAATCAAGAAGACCTGATCTTCAACCAAAAGAATTCTTACATAAACTAAGGGAAATTGCTGACAAAGCAAACATCCCACTGATTTTTGATGAAGTGATAACCGGATTCAGAATTTCAAACGGCGGTGCTCAGGAGTATTTTGGTGTAAAAGCAGACATAGCTACTTATGGAAAAATTATTGGTGGTGGATTTCCAATAGGTGTTATTGCCGGAAAGAAATTATATATGGATGCTTTTGATGGTGGTTATTGGCAGTATGGAGATGATTCAATTCCTGAAGCAGGAGTTACATTCTTTGCAGGAACTTTTGCTCGTCATCCTCTTTCACTTAAAGGAGCTTTAACTGTTCTTAACTATCTGAAGAAAAATAATAATCAATTGCAGCAGGAGTTAAATTCAAAAGCAGCATCACTTGCAAAAGAGCTTAATGAATTTATGTTGAAAAGAAATGTTCCAATTAAGTTCTTAAACTTCAGCTCGGTTCTTTATTACAGTTACCCGAAGGATCTGAATTATTTTAGCTTACTTTTCTATTTATTAAGGCACAAGGGAATTCATATTCTGGAAGGATTTCCATTCTTCCTTTCTTCAGCACACAGTGATAATGATATAAAGAAAATTATCAATGCATTTAAAGAAAGTGTTATTGAACTTCAGGATAATGGATTTTTCCCCTCACCACTTGAAGGTGGAAATGGGAAAATTGAAAAAGAGGGAACTGTTGAGTTCGAAACAAATCAGTTTCCTTTAGCTGATGCTCAGAAAGAAATCTGGCTCGCATCTCAGATAAGTGAAATTTCTAATTGTGCTTTCAACGAATCAAATAACATTGAGTTCAAAGGTAAGATGAATGTTGAAGCATTCAGAAGAGCTTTTGACAGATTGATTCAAAGACACGATGCATTAAGAACTACTTTCTCCGGTGACGGGCAATATCAGATTGCTCACGATAAAATCAACTTCAATCTCGATTTAATCGATCTATCTGAATTGCAGGAATCAGATAAAGAAAAAGAGTTAGATCGTTTAATTCAAAACGAACCTAAAATTCCATTTGATTTGGTTAAAGGTCCGTTACTGAGGGCTTGTCTAATAAAACTTGATGATGAAAATCATAATCTTCTGTTAACTGCTCATCATATAGTTTGCGATGGCTGGTCGTATGATGTAATGGTTCGTGACCTTAGCAGATTATACAATGAAGAAATTGAAGGAAAGAAATCTGAAGAAATTATTCCGATGCAAATGAAAGATTATGTTGAATACCTTGAGAATTTCAAGCAGACCAATGATTATAAACAACAGGAAAAATTCTGGTTAGAAAAACTAAGTGGTGAAATTTCTGATATTGAACTTCCAAATGATAAACAGCGACCTGCAATTCGTACTTTTAATGGCGCACGGATAACAGGATTTATTGATGAGCAGTTATTTAACAAAACAAAATCTTTGTGCGTTAATCAAAAAGTGACTTTATTTACCACTATGCTGTCCTTGTGGGGAATTTTATTGAATAAACTTAGTAATCAGAATGATATTATAACAGGAATTCCTGCTGCTGGTCAGCAAGTTGTTGGTGCAGATGATTTGGTTGGACATTGCACAAACCTTCTTCCCATAAGATTTAATATTAAGTCAGATATGAAATTTTCTGATTTCCTAAAAGATGTTAAATCTCTTGTTCTTGATGCATATGAAAATCAGCAGGTTACTTATGTTGATATTATTTCTAAACTAAAATTAAAGAGAAGTTCTAATCGCTCACCATTGCTATCAACAATGTTTAATATTGATCCTGCAATTATGGGATTAAAGTTTTCCGGACTTGATTGTAAGATGAATGTTAATCCAAGAGTAGGATTTCAATTCGAGATAGGATTTAATATTGTTTCTTACGATAACCATTGCGAAATTGAATGTGACTATAACACTGACTTATTCACCGAAGAGAAAGTCAATTCAATCATTAATTATTATAAAAACATTATCCAGCAGGTAACAGATAATAATGAAATTCTGATTAAAGATATTAAGGTCTTAAGTGTAAATGAACTGGAACAAATAATGAACTTCTTAAACGGAAATAATTAA